Within Quercus lobata isolate SW786 chromosome 5, ValleyOak3.0 Primary Assembly, whole genome shotgun sequence, the genomic segment aaaatttatcttacttatccaaaaaagaaaaatatatccCAAAGAACTACACTTGAGGATTGCTAGAGATATTCTTTCTGAGTTTTGGTGATCTGAAAATGCCATTCTATTTCTGCTGTTAATTGTCCTCTCTGAAAAGTAATACAAGAAGAAATGTCCGAACCTCATATAGCATTTGAAGCTTtaggcaaaaaataaattgattaaaaCATGAAATACCACCTTCCCCTCTTTCCCATACTTCAGTATGTATTGCACCATGATTCCATCAGCTGTACCACATTTATACATGTTTTGGATAACTTAAGCTTGCAAGAAAAATGGTTGAATGATTAAAACACtgatcaataaaagaaaaagaaaaatgattgaCTGATTAAAGCCTCTTGAATATGTGTCAAAGTTAGCAACATTCTTGAGCCCGACATGTTTGTAAAGGTGCAACATTCTAACAAGATACACTGCTAAACTTGGAATGAACAATGCGTTTGACCCTCCAAGGGACATTTCTAGGGCTACCCTAGATAATTTTGTTAGTGCTAAAATCAGTAGCCATGATCATACTGCTTAGATTCTTGAATTCTCTAATCCTATATGATATGTTGTTTGTAGGAGTCATGCCCTTCAATTAAAAACATCCTCCTTTTGGATTCTGAAGGGAAACGTGTAGCTGTTAAGTATTACTCAGATGACTGGCCTACAAATACTGCGAAGGAAACATTTGAGAAAGCTGTATTTACCAAGACTCAGAAGACAAATGCACGGACAGAGGGTAGCCTGTTTCCTTATTATTTTGTCATATAAtatctttttaattatataaataaataaatgatgaaTACCTTTCTTCCTGGAtgtgttgtttgtgtttgtgtgtttgtctTATATCACAATCTTTCTACTCTCTAAGTAGTGGGTGTCTgagaagaagggaaaaaagggggggtgggggggtgtcATTTTCTTGGGGGTCAAATTTGCAAAGATATCTATTCCAATGCAATTCTGTATTTAGCATTGGCACTCATGCAAACATTTTTGGTAATGGTAGCTATACTACTCTCATTTTGAAATGGGTCATCTACTTTTGAGAATTTATGTCCTTTATCTGCAATTGAATCTAGTTTTTGGGTGACAACTCTTTCTGTATGAATCTCTTGGAATCCTGTTTACTTGTTCTTTATGGTTGATGAAAGCAACTATGGACGTTTACAGTGCTTGGCTTTGATGCTTATTGTTTGCATATTAACATCTTACAACTTCATCTACAGCGGAAGTAGCAATGTTTGAGAACTGTATCATTGTTTACAAGTTTGTTCAAGACCTCCACTTTTTTGTTACTGGGGGTGAAGATGAAAATGAGCTCATCCTAGCCACTGTTCTTCAGGGATTTTTTGATGCAGTTGGTCTTCTTCTTAGGTATTCATAATTGCTGTTATtgtttaccctttttttttgggtattcaTTCAATTGTTGTCATTATtcatttattaacaaaaaaaaaaaaaaaaaaaaatttggtttgctTTTTACTCAGAGGTAATGCGGACAAGAAGGAGGCACTTGAAAACTTGGATCTTATTCTGTTATGCCTTGATGAAATTGTTGATGGCGGGTATGTAATATGTGTATTTGTAAGgtcttgtttatttgttttatcatccttaagttaaaaaaaaaaagattgttagCTTTTTTTGCTGATATTATTATTCCATAgctgtgttttatttatttatttatcatgcTAGTTGAAACTATGGATTCTAAAAATCTTCAGTTGTAGAAGTTTTGTGTGGTTAACTTAATGATCGTATAAACTTATAATTGTGAGGAACAGCACACAAGCAAGCCTGTGAATATTTCTGAAGCCTTAGTTGGAAATTGCATGTAAGCCtgtgcaaaatttctaaaacctttAGATGTCCCAAACAAATGCTAAACCATAATCAGCAGGCttccttcttttctctatttttgtagGTCTCACTTATGACTTACTATAGattataacttatcaaaaaagaaatttggtttagattgtaaTTCTTTTGGGGTTCTCTTGCATACtcattttgttcttgagtttaATAAAATTCATGGTGACTTACGAGAGGGAGAGAAGATATTGCTGTTCCCAAATCATTTTCTGAGGAATCTCTACCTGTTATGTTGGAGCGTTATTATGATAGACCATGGCTACTTATAGTGGATGCACAGTAGAACCTAGCAAAGCCAGGAAAGCACCATCTTGTGCTGTGACCTTCTACTATCACATTTTTATTGCCCCAGAGTACTatagaaatttattaataaaataaaatgaaagcttttAAGGAAGACCTCCCTAAAGATTACAACCGAGGCCCAAGTGATCCATATAATCAAGTAAAGAAGTACAAGAACAACactaacccccccccccccaaaacaaaaacaaaagcaaaaaacttgCACAGCATTCAAATAGAAAGCGCAATAGGAATCCTTAAGTTCAACCACAGATCTCAATGTAGGCCACATAAAAGGAGTGTGACCTATGAAATTGTTGAAGACACTGTAATAGTTTTGAATTATTACCTCAAGAGTACTGGTCTGGGCTGCTCATTAGGCCAGGGGGCTATCAGGCTGTGGCCATTGGCTTTCTGCTAACCCTTAGCTGTTTGGTTtgttgttttagtttttgtgtttgcatgACTGGTTTACTTAACCgaaggaataaaaaaagtttggaATTATTATCTTTGATGAGCTTTCTTGGAcattccaaaatttcaaaagtttgaACTCTAATTACTATGGTAATTGTTCTCATATGactacaaattaaaattattggCCGCTAATTAGTTCAGTTGATCATCTCAACTTTTATGGGCTTACAAGAAATActtgaatttgaacaatttTGCTGGAACTACCACTAGTTtgtgtactctctctctctctctctctctctctctctctcttttaaatttCTGTACAATgccattttaagaaaaagtgaaaaatatgTTGTGATGTTGGGTGTGGATAGGATACACTGGTAAACATCTGTAGTCCTTTTTCAGGTAGTGAACCCTTAGCTAAAATTCAGTGCTTAATCATAGTAAAAGACACATCGTAAGCAGAATGCAGTTTAAAACTTTTGAACTTTTGCCAGGAGGACTTGTTTATCTATAGCCCCATACCATAATTGTTTGGTTCTTGTTTCCCCAGCTCTTGGGGGATCTTTGTTTCCCTCTCAGCCTGCAAAGAGGGCATGTCTACCCACCCAGATCTAACTCTGTATTTTCTACAGTATTATTCTTGAGACAGATGCAAATGTTATAGCGGGTAAGGTTGCAAGTAATAGTTTGGATGCTGGAGCTTCCTTATCTGAACAGGTATTATAATCCTGTTCTTCTCTACCCCTTTCTTCCTTATATCCTTTCATTGCTCCCATAATTAGAAATTGTGCAAAAGACATTTAGTTAAACTAAAGGACAACCATTGATGCCATATTAATGTTGTATCtgtgttttttgtattttttgcaGACAATTAGTCAAGCATTGGCCACCGCACGTGAACATCTAACAAGATCTCTACTTAAATGATGCATATGCTGGATGAAAGTGAGGAGGGAacatctttttgtattttacagtTCCATTATACTTGGTGTCATGGTTTATAAGCACTGAATTTTGTTATACCTTGCATCCTTAGTTTAGTTCATTTCAATGTCAGTGTTGGTAACTTGCTGAATTTACATGTTTTCTTGTAAACTTGATTAATTTGGACATCCAATGTCAATGAAGGTGGTATAGATGAATTTTTGTTAAAGGTTTTGACTTTTGGATATGAAGTTACCACTAGAGTTCATTAACATGTTTTTACAAGTTTTGCAGTAACATATGCCCACCTGCACACCTGTTTACACATATAATGACATTTCTGTTAGATAATTATTAAGCACCTTGCAGCTTATAGTGCCAGGAATGTTTTGCTTTATAGATGAGAATTTTTGCAACAAAAAGCATGCTTGTTTAATTAGCATTTTAGATATGGTTGATAGGAAGTTTAACATGAGAAAAATTAAGGGGAAATTTCTTGCTTTTGAAAGGCGCCCGAGTGTTTTAAGAGTTATTGAGGTGTGCATGCATACACAACCCATTTCATACTCTTGGTTGGGTGGAAAAGGTGACCCATTTCATACTCTTGGTTGGGTGGAAATGGTGAAGGGTAGAAAATGATGGATGGAAAATGGGGCGGGTGGAATTTTTTGCCCAAGTCCACTAAAAGCCATCCttccaaattgggaggaaagtggggaagaaaaaatgtttattaaatgaaatttattattttgcctcttttataattttccatcctctcatgATATAATAAAGGTACGGTGATTTTATTCaatcacattttctattatttcatttttttcatcttctctATCAAGTACATAGGGGAAAAACTAAAACATTTTATCCTTTTTGCATTCTCTATCATCTctaccaaacacacacaagtACACCAACACGCATGGCTTATTGGTGTCAATCAGCAAATGTTATGTTTTCCAAAATTTCTACTCAAAGAGATGATCCAAATGTACCTCGTAGATTTAGAGGAAAATTATAATGGGCTTATTGATTATATAAAGCTTCTCTAAACTCCTAGTCTTAAGTGCGACTCATCCTGGGCAACAAATATAATTGGATATTTGGATGCTTTATTCTATAGGCATTCCGCATGTATATGTTAGTTTTATTGCCTATTTGCAGCAGGCAACGACTCTATTTCATCCTTATTTCCATGAATGTGCTCCTCCAGTGTTACCAATTCATCTGAACCAGCAGGAAGCTAAGCTCAAGTGCCAGTTTGATTTGTTGggctcgaaatcaaattttattttattttatttttttaatgatgaaaGACTAAACTCGCaattttaaggggaaaaaaagaacagaaaacaCTCCTTGCAATTGACCAAAGTTTCAATTCTTATAAATCATCCTGGAACTCTCTTGCACCCATGATTGGAAAACGAGCACAAATGGAATCCTCCTCCCAATGGTTAGTTAAAATTTAACTTCGATGCCGCTGAGCGTAACAATAGGTTATTCCTTGCTGTGATATACAGATATGTTCTTGGCAAGTTATGATATGCTGGGATTGGACAGCTTGTGGCATGGCTGGAGATTAATCCTAGACAGAAGTCAGAACAGCAAAGGTTGCCTTCCTAGTTGTCTCGGAGGCAATTAGGCAAGGAGTCAAGGCTCTCCTATGTTAAATTTGAAGACTGACTCATGAAACATGATCTCATCTTTGTCCCTAAAATTCATTTTATCATTTCAGTCTTAAACCTTAACCTTACATTTCTATCAAGTATTGACAAGTTTGACTTGATAACAATTCTTTTTTATCGATGACAATATACAGAAGCACCAACTCACCAACTTGACTAAGATGCGGGGCGGGGTGGGATATTTAATTCAAACTTAGAGGATGCAATTTGAATTTTGCCCAATACATGTAGATCATCTAAATGGTAGATAAAGGTGCTTCTAGGGGAAAAATTAGAACATCTTTACTGTTTTTGCCCCCCATACGGAAGGGGATGAGGCTAATACTTATTAATCCCAAGCCCACATCAAAATAATTACTCTAACCTTCAAGGTAGAAACACACGCCCTTTCACTCACTCTCTAGTAATGTGcaacaaaattacaatattaaACGTCTTATATTGTTACCAAGTTTCTCCAATATAGGTAAAAATGGGTGAAGCCTCATTATGATTGATAGAACACTGCCCTATCATGGTTTGTTATACATTCTTACATTAaggaattacaaaaaatatctCCTTCATGATCCCTTCTTTACTCTATTCTTTGTATGAGAATATATATTGAACAATAAAGGGGGGAAAAGGTTATTTCATGAGAAGATAATTTACGTTGTTTACGAACGCATCGCCAGCAGTTGGGGGCATGTTATTCCGAGAAATATTTTTACGAACTTGGGCATGAGTCTCTGCCTCATGCTGGAACATCTTAACCAAATCATCCAGCTCCAACGTCCTAACTTCAACCTGTTCCTCAGCAACAGGCCTTTTCAACCCAAGATAGATTATGCCAACTACAATTAACAGAACTCCTACGCAAAAGAGGATGGCTGAAAACAAACCAAATGCATATGGTGTATTCTCTGATCCCGGGATTCCATCAACGTTGATCCCAAATAGCCCAGTGATAATAGAAAGAACAAGGCCACAACCCCCAAAAACAGCCAGATTATGCGTTACTCGAAGGCTTTTATCCTGAATTATTATTCACAGAAAGTTGAGAAACTTAATGTCAATATAGGAAGAGACAGATAAAGTAATTTGGCACATTAAATATCACCTAGAAATTTAGAGGTTTCAGAGTAGATTTTGACTCTGTCTACACAAACCTGCAACCATGCACGAACAGTACTTTGCATCACATCTTGAATGGTAAACAAGCGGCCACGAACAGCTTCTTGCTCCTCAATCATTTCTCTTGTACTTTTTCTGATTCCATCTAACAAGCTTTTTGCTGCATTTCCTCTCAAATGTTGGAGAAGCTCAAATACAATCTCCTCCCTTGCATGAAGTGACCACTTAACTCTGATCACCTGTATTAGGAATTGCAAAATTATTGATTGCCCCATCTTCGTACCCATGAACTTCAGTGGCAGGGTA encodes:
- the LOC115988615 gene encoding coatomer subunit zeta-1-like; the protein is MESCPSIKNILLLDSEGKRVAVKYYSDDWPTNTAKETFEKAVFTKTQKTNARTEAEVAMFENCIIVYKFVQDLHFFVTGGEDENELILATVLQGFFDAVGLLLRGNADKKEALENLDLILLCLDEIVDGGIILETDANVIAGKVASNSLDAGASLSEQTISQALATAREHLTRSLLK